A window from Megalobrama amblycephala isolate DHTTF-2021 linkage group LG9, ASM1881202v1, whole genome shotgun sequence encodes these proteins:
- the LOC125274676 gene encoding putative nuclease HARBI1, producing the protein MACPLLDDVVDEEVLILRRAFRHERVFRDRADPLAFSDEYLTERYRFSGDGIRYLCRLLGPNIQHRTARSHALTVPQMVCVALRFFASGMFLYSVGDAENLNKATICRTIRKVSLAMKSLVHIFITFPGHRRFIHIKEEFYKIAAFPNVIGTVDCTHIRIQRPSGAHEGDYVNRKSFHSINVQMICDADCLITNLEAKWPGSVHDSRIFRASRIYQRLSLGEFSGVLLGDKGYACETFLMTPLTDPQTPAQQAYNHAHAKTRARIEMTFGLLKSRFQCLHHLRVSPDRACDVTVACTVLHNIASLRKERAPRVALDVDWDNAAIFPDNRNGRLVREQYIANYFS; encoded by the exons ATGGCTTGCCCTTTGTTGGATGATGTAGTTGATGAGGAAGTTTTAATACTCAGACGAGCATTCAGGCATGAAAGAGTCTTCCGAGATAGGGCAGACCCATTGGCCTTTTCAGACGAATATCTGACTGAGAGGTACAGATTCTCAGGTGATGGCATCAGATATTTGTGTAGGCTGCTGGGTCCAAACATACAGCACAGGACAGCACGGAGCCATGCTCTCACTGTCCCACAGATGGTCTGCGTAGCACTGCGATTCTTTGCAAGTGGCATGTTTCTGTATTCTGTCGGAGATGCAGAAAACCTCAATAAAGCCACTATTTGCCGCACAATAAGAAAAGTAAGTCTGGCAATGAAATCTCTTGTGCACATATTTATCACCTTCCCTGGTCACAGAAGATTCATCCACATCAAGGAGGAGTTCTACAAGATTGCAG CTTTTCCTAATGTAATTGGTACAGTGGATTGCACCCATATTCGTATCCAACGCCCCTCAGGGGCACATGAGGGAGATTATGTTAACAGGAAATCCTTCCACAGTATCAATGTTCAG atgaTCTGTGATGCTGACTGCCTTATCACAAATTTAGAGGCAAAGTGGCCTGGCTCAGTCCATGACTCCAGAATCTTTCGGGCCAGTAGAATTTACCAGAGACTCTCTCTAG GTGAGTTCTCTGGTGTGCTGCTGGGGGACAAAGGCTATGCCTGTGAGACATTTCTGATGACTCCCCTTACAGACCCCCAAACCCCAGCACAGCAAGCTTACAACCATGCCCATGCCAAAACCAGGGCTCGAATTGAAATGACCTTCGGCCTCCTGAAATCACGATTTCAGTGCCTGCACCACCTGAGGGTCTCCCCAGACAGAGCATGTGATGTGACTGTTGCCTGCACAGTGCTGCACAATATTGCCAGCCTAAGAAAAGAAAGGGCTCCCAGAGTTGCTTTGGATGTTGATTGGGACAATGCTGCCATATTCCCAGATAACAGAAATGGTAGACTTGTTAGAGAACAATACATTGcaaattatttcagttaa